A single region of the Ahaetulla prasina isolate Xishuangbanna chromosome 13, ASM2864084v1, whole genome shotgun sequence genome encodes:
- the HAPLN3 gene encoding hyaluronan and proteoglycan link protein 3 isoform X1: MEVPLMLSRFPFQFQSLPELMLFPLVVMLLQTRSSHGSLPFYNGFYYDGPMNDKGDDQGLLNGVRLTVETSDDAVSTQRGANVTLPCHYHYVPKLDVPRKIRIKWSKLREDNSKDRDVLVASGRNHRSFGEFRGRTHLQQESADEASLVINDLRLNDAGKYRCEVIDGLEDESGTVDLELEGVVFPYQPPHGRYKLNFHEAKKICEDQDAVIASFDQLFNSWLDGLDWCNAGWLIDGTVQYPITVPREPCGGHHLQPGIRSYGERHKNLHHFDVFCFSSALKGTVYYLDHTKKFTLEEAKQACQDDKAEIAKVGQLYSAWKFLGLDCCNSGWLADGSVRYPITSPRPNCGPPEPGVRSFGFPQTGKFGVFCYKMS; encoded by the exons GTTTCCCTTCCAGTTCCAGAGTCTTCCAGAACTGATGCTCTTCCCCCTGGTGGTGATGTTGCTACAGACCAGGAGTAGTCATGGCAGCCTACCTTTCTACAATGGCTTCTACTATGACGGACCCATGAATGATAAAGGTGATGATCAAG GTCTGCTCAACGGTGTCCGACTGACGGTTGAGACCTCCGACGATGCCGTCTCCACCCAGCGAGGTGCCAACGTTACACTGCCCTGCCATTATCACTACGTGCCTAAACTGGACGTCCCTCGCAAGATCCGCATCAAATGGTCCAAGCTGCGGGAGGACAACTCTAAAGATCGAGACGTGTTGGTGGCATCTGGGCGAAATCACCGCAGCTTTGGCGAGTTCCGTGGACGGACTCATCTCCAGCAAGAGTCTGCTGATGAAGCCTCGCTGGTGATCAATGACCTGCgcttgaatgacgctgggaagtACCGCTGTGAAGTCATTGATGGTCTGGAGGATGAAAGTGGGACCGTGGATCTAGAACTGGAAG GAGTGGTTTTTCCGTACCAGCCTCCCCATGGGCGCTATAAGCTTAACTTCCACGAAGCCAAGAAGATCTGTGAAGATCAGGATGCAGTAATAGCCTCCTTTGACCAGCTTTTCAACTCCTGGTTAGACGGCTTAGACTGGTGCAATGCTGGCTGGCTGATTGATGGCACAGTCCAGTATCCTATCACGGTACCCCGGGAACCCTGTGGTGGGCATCACCTGCAGCCGGGTATCAGAAGCTATGGAGAGCGTCACAAGAACCTCCACCACTTTGATGTCTTTTGCTTTTCTTCTGCTCTGAAAG GGACTGTCTACTATCTTGATCACACTAAGAAGTTCACCTTAGAAGAAGCCAAGCAAGCGTGCCAAGATGACAAAGCCGAAATTGCCAAGGTGGGCCAGCTCTACTCAGCATGGAAGTTCTTGGGCTTGGACTGCTGCAATTCTGGCTGGTTGGCGGATGGCAGTGTGCGCTACCCCATCACTTCTCCCCGACCCAACTGCGGCCCACCAGAACCAGGAGTCCGAAGTTTTGGCTTTCCCCAAACTGGGAAATTTGGAGTCTTCTGTTACAAGATGAGCTAA
- the HAPLN3 gene encoding hyaluronan and proteoglycan link protein 3 isoform X2, protein MEVPLMLSRFPFQFQSLPELMLFPLVVMLLQTRSSHGSLPFYNGFYYDGPMNDKGLLNGVRLTVETSDDAVSTQRGANVTLPCHYHYVPKLDVPRKIRIKWSKLREDNSKDRDVLVASGRNHRSFGEFRGRTHLQQESADEASLVINDLRLNDAGKYRCEVIDGLEDESGTVDLELEGVVFPYQPPHGRYKLNFHEAKKICEDQDAVIASFDQLFNSWLDGLDWCNAGWLIDGTVQYPITVPREPCGGHHLQPGIRSYGERHKNLHHFDVFCFSSALKGTVYYLDHTKKFTLEEAKQACQDDKAEIAKVGQLYSAWKFLGLDCCNSGWLADGSVRYPITSPRPNCGPPEPGVRSFGFPQTGKFGVFCYKMS, encoded by the exons GTTTCCCTTCCAGTTCCAGAGTCTTCCAGAACTGATGCTCTTCCCCCTGGTGGTGATGTTGCTACAGACCAGGAGTAGTCATGGCAGCCTACCTTTCTACAATGGCTTCTACTATGACGGACCCATGAATGATAAAG GTCTGCTCAACGGTGTCCGACTGACGGTTGAGACCTCCGACGATGCCGTCTCCACCCAGCGAGGTGCCAACGTTACACTGCCCTGCCATTATCACTACGTGCCTAAACTGGACGTCCCTCGCAAGATCCGCATCAAATGGTCCAAGCTGCGGGAGGACAACTCTAAAGATCGAGACGTGTTGGTGGCATCTGGGCGAAATCACCGCAGCTTTGGCGAGTTCCGTGGACGGACTCATCTCCAGCAAGAGTCTGCTGATGAAGCCTCGCTGGTGATCAATGACCTGCgcttgaatgacgctgggaagtACCGCTGTGAAGTCATTGATGGTCTGGAGGATGAAAGTGGGACCGTGGATCTAGAACTGGAAG GAGTGGTTTTTCCGTACCAGCCTCCCCATGGGCGCTATAAGCTTAACTTCCACGAAGCCAAGAAGATCTGTGAAGATCAGGATGCAGTAATAGCCTCCTTTGACCAGCTTTTCAACTCCTGGTTAGACGGCTTAGACTGGTGCAATGCTGGCTGGCTGATTGATGGCACAGTCCAGTATCCTATCACGGTACCCCGGGAACCCTGTGGTGGGCATCACCTGCAGCCGGGTATCAGAAGCTATGGAGAGCGTCACAAGAACCTCCACCACTTTGATGTCTTTTGCTTTTCTTCTGCTCTGAAAG GGACTGTCTACTATCTTGATCACACTAAGAAGTTCACCTTAGAAGAAGCCAAGCAAGCGTGCCAAGATGACAAAGCCGAAATTGCCAAGGTGGGCCAGCTCTACTCAGCATGGAAGTTCTTGGGCTTGGACTGCTGCAATTCTGGCTGGTTGGCGGATGGCAGTGTGCGCTACCCCATCACTTCTCCCCGACCCAACTGCGGCCCACCAGAACCAGGAGTCCGAAGTTTTGGCTTTCCCCAAACTGGGAAATTTGGAGTCTTCTGTTACAAGATGAGCTAA